The genomic interval GTAAGAGGATACGTAACAAATCCGCAGACGCATAAAGAACTGAACGAACAGGGTAAGCTTGATGTGCGAGGGGTTGTTGGTACAGAAGGAACTCTTACCATCGTGAAAGACCTTGGTATGCGTGATAACTTTACAGGTCAGGTACCGCTTGTCTCAGGGGAGCTTGGCGAAGATTTCACCTACTATTTTGCTTCATCAGAACAGGTGCCGTCATCAGTTGGGGTCGGGGTGCTTGTCAATCCTGATAATTCGATTCTTGCAGCTGGCGGATTCATTATTCAGCTGATGCCTGGTGCAGATGAAGAGACGATCGAGAAAATCGAAAAGCGTCTCAGCACAATTCCTCCTGTTTCAAAAATGATTCAGGATGGGCTCTCTCCGGAAGAGGTACTTGAAACGGTACTGGGAGAAGGGAATGTACGTGTGCTTGATTCAATGCCGGTTTCATTTGAATGCAACTGTTCAAAAGAACGTTTTGGCAATGCCATCGTTGGTCTTGGTAAGGATGAAATCCGTGCGATGATCGAGGAAGATGGGAAAGCAGAAGCGCAATGTCACTTCTGCCGCGAAACGTATGATTACACGAAAGAAGAATTAGAAGCATTTTTAGAAGAGGCGAACTAAGAGATGGCTGAGGTTCGTAAAAGACGACTTAAAGCTAAGCCGCTTTTATATATCATTGGTTTTCTGATGGTGACGAATCTGATATTTCTGATTGGCTGGATCACAAAAGACGGAGCACCACCTTCTGCTGAGGC from Jeotgalibacillus haloalkalitolerans carries:
- the hslO gene encoding Hsp33 family molecular chaperone HslO gives rise to the protein MKDYMIRALAYNDQVRAYAVNTTAAVQEAQDRHYTWPTASAALGRAMTAGVMMGAMLKGDNQLTVKVEGNGPLGMILVDSNAKGEVRGYVTNPQTHKELNEQGKLDVRGVVGTEGTLTIVKDLGMRDNFTGQVPLVSGELGEDFTYYFASSEQVPSSVGVGVLVNPDNSILAAGGFIIQLMPGADEETIEKIEKRLSTIPPVSKMIQDGLSPEEVLETVLGEGNVRVLDSMPVSFECNCSKERFGNAIVGLGKDEIRAMIEEDGKAEAQCHFCRETYDYTKEELEAFLEEAN